The Longimicrobiaceae bacterium genome contains a region encoding:
- a CDS encoding sodium:solute symporter family protein — protein MLHPTDLLVIVVYVLATLGVGFWAARWAAGSLRGYFLAGNRLPWYLLGLSNAAGMFDVSGTMWLMYLLFVYGMKSVWIPWLWPVFNQVFLMMYLSAWLRRSGVMTGAEWIRFRFGDTRGARLAHLSVVGFALLSVVGFLAYSFVGIGKFAAALLPWQLSADPHHNIVIYGVAVTALTTLYVVRGGMVSAVATEIFQFGVMVVACVCVAILAARAVSPDALDRIVPSGWREPSFGWRLDLDWTTVEAANHRIVEDGWSMFGIFFMLMLFKGVLQSLAGPAPNYDMQRILATRSPREAGMMSGLVSTVLFVPRYLLVTGLTVLVLAYYSADLNTMGATVDLELILPLAIREFVPPGLFGLLVAALLAAYMGNFSAKVNAGSAYLVNDIYKRYLRPASSERTYVRASYIASLGVVVLGTMAGLFIGTLHEVVLWLVAALYGGYTAANLLKWYWWRFNAYGYLWGMVTGTAAAVLVPALLPVPSAIYAFPAILAISFVGCIAGSLLTPPDDEQVLQNFYLKVRPWGFWAPVRARLDRIHPGLSPNRDFPRDMLNVAIGIAWQTALVAIGIYTVLQDARGVAASLAIVLGASAVLKFTWYDRLQQQSTYEAVPLPSDTFHHATPSYAHRPDPAVARRQLDRALSAGGGRGLG, from the coding sequence ATGCTACACCCCACCGATTTGCTGGTCATCGTCGTCTACGTGCTCGCCACCCTGGGCGTCGGGTTCTGGGCGGCTCGATGGGCGGCGGGTAGCCTCCGCGGCTACTTCCTCGCTGGCAATCGGCTCCCGTGGTACCTGCTCGGGCTCTCGAACGCCGCCGGGATGTTCGACGTGAGCGGGACCATGTGGCTGATGTACCTGCTCTTCGTCTACGGCATGAAGAGCGTGTGGATCCCCTGGTTGTGGCCGGTCTTCAACCAGGTGTTCCTGATGATGTACCTCTCGGCCTGGCTGCGTCGCAGCGGCGTCATGACCGGGGCGGAGTGGATCCGTTTCCGCTTCGGCGACACCCGAGGTGCCCGCCTGGCCCATCTGAGCGTCGTGGGCTTCGCTCTGCTGAGCGTCGTCGGCTTCCTCGCCTACTCCTTCGTGGGCATCGGCAAGTTCGCGGCTGCCTTGCTGCCCTGGCAGCTGTCGGCCGATCCACATCACAACATCGTCATCTACGGCGTTGCGGTCACCGCCCTTACCACCCTGTACGTCGTGCGCGGGGGAATGGTGAGCGCCGTGGCCACCGAAATCTTCCAGTTCGGCGTGATGGTCGTCGCGTGCGTGTGCGTGGCAATCCTGGCCGCTCGCGCGGTATCACCGGACGCACTGGATCGCATCGTTCCCAGCGGGTGGCGCGAGCCCTCCTTCGGCTGGCGGCTCGACCTGGACTGGACGACGGTGGAGGCGGCAAACCACCGGATCGTGGAGGACGGATGGAGCATGTTCGGCATCTTCTTCATGCTCATGCTCTTCAAGGGCGTTCTTCAGAGTCTCGCCGGACCTGCGCCCAACTACGACATGCAACGCATCCTCGCGACCCGATCGCCTCGCGAGGCGGGGATGATGAGCGGGCTGGTCAGTACCGTCCTCTTCGTCCCTCGCTACCTGCTGGTGACAGGGCTCACCGTACTCGTGCTCGCCTATTACTCCGCGGACCTCAACACCATGGGAGCGACAGTCGACCTCGAGCTGATTCTGCCGCTTGCCATTCGCGAGTTCGTCCCTCCCGGTCTGTTCGGCCTGCTCGTCGCGGCGCTGCTCGCCGCCTACATGGGCAACTTTTCCGCCAAGGTCAATGCGGGTAGCGCCTATCTGGTCAACGACATCTACAAGCGCTACCTGCGCCCGGCTTCGTCGGAGCGAACGTACGTCCGAGCAAGCTACATCGCTTCGCTCGGGGTCGTCGTACTCGGCACAATGGCCGGGCTCTTCATCGGCACGCTGCACGAAGTGGTGTTGTGGCTGGTGGCCGCCCTGTACGGGGGATATACGGCGGCCAACCTGCTGAAATGGTACTGGTGGAGATTCAACGCCTACGGCTACCTCTGGGGAATGGTAACCGGAACCGCGGCGGCCGTCCTCGTCCCCGCGCTACTTCCCGTTCCCAGTGCCATCTACGCTTTCCCCGCCATTCTGGCCATCTCGTTCGTCGGCTGCATTGCCGGCAGCCTGCTCACGCCGCCAGACGACGAGCAGGTCCTGCAGAACTTTTACTTGAAAGTACGCCCCTGGGGATTCTGGGCCCCGGTTCGTGCTCGTCTCGACCGGATTCACCCGGGTCTGAGTCCCAATCGGGACTTCCCGCGGGACATGCTGAACGTGGCGATCGGTATCGCCTGGCAGACCGCGCTCGTCGCGATCGGAATCTATACTGTGCTGCAGGACGCCCGCGGCGTGGCCGCCAGTCTGGCGATCGTTCTGGGCGCATCGGCCGTGCTCAAGTTCACGTGGTACGACCGGCTACAGCAGCAGTCGACATACGAAGCGGTCCCTCTACCCTCCGACACCTTCCACCATGCGACGCCGTCATACGCGCACCGCCCTGATCCCGCTGTTGCTCGCCGCCAGCTCGACCGCGCTCTCAGCGCAGGTGGAGGTCGCGGCCTGGGGTAA
- a CDS encoding ROK family transcriptional regulator: MLTGTNLTHAKQYNLRIVHEAIRKYGPVSRTEIARRTELSVQTVSNLAKELLDAGLILETERRQSGRGAPSIGLVLNPEGAFSIGLDLNRDHLTGVLVDLAGVVRQRVVLEVDFPPPDEALELLTSTTEALIERESLPRERVWGVGVGIPGPMHPAPDGHGYIVNPKAFPGWHNVPLATRLRERLEIPVYLENNATAAAIGERWYGAGQHISTFFFFHFGSGLGGGLVIQGQPFRGSSGNAGEIGYIPTVLSSVPGAHGDSLHVGQHFSLPRLYAALRAEGFEARSPDDLARLLGEGNRRMRDWMDTAGDYLTSLVLAVEYMFDPDAIFLGGRFPTLLLHGLMERVTRHLPVRRIVEKQTSPRLLLATAGMDAAALGVATLPIHASFAPALNVLLKQAKRREGASLLSHGLGGP; the protein is encoded by the coding sequence ATGCTCACCGGTACCAACCTCACGCACGCGAAGCAGTACAACCTGCGCATCGTCCACGAGGCGATTCGCAAGTACGGCCCGGTCTCGCGGACGGAGATCGCGCGTCGAACCGAGCTCTCGGTCCAGACGGTGTCGAACCTCGCCAAGGAGTTGCTGGACGCGGGGCTCATCCTGGAGACGGAGCGGCGGCAGTCGGGCCGCGGGGCGCCGTCGATCGGTCTGGTGCTGAATCCCGAGGGAGCCTTCTCCATCGGGCTCGATCTGAACCGCGATCATCTCACCGGGGTTCTGGTGGATCTGGCGGGTGTCGTCCGACAGCGAGTGGTTCTCGAAGTGGACTTTCCGCCGCCGGACGAGGCGCTCGAGCTGCTGACCTCTACCACCGAGGCGCTCATCGAGCGGGAGAGCCTGCCGCGCGAGCGGGTCTGGGGGGTCGGCGTCGGTATCCCCGGGCCCATGCACCCCGCACCCGACGGTCACGGCTACATTGTCAATCCGAAGGCCTTTCCCGGGTGGCACAACGTGCCGCTGGCCACGCGGCTTCGCGAGCGTCTCGAGATCCCCGTTTATCTGGAGAACAATGCCACGGCGGCGGCGATCGGGGAGCGCTGGTACGGGGCGGGGCAGCACATCTCGACCTTCTTCTTCTTCCACTTCGGCAGCGGCCTGGGCGGGGGTCTGGTGATTCAGGGTCAGCCCTTTCGCGGAAGCTCAGGCAACGCGGGCGAGATCGGGTACATCCCCACGGTCCTGTCGAGCGTTCCGGGCGCCCACGGAGACAGCCTCCACGTCGGTCAGCATTTCAGCCTGCCGCGTCTCTACGCCGCCCTCCGCGCGGAGGGGTTCGAGGCTCGCTCGCCAGACGATCTGGCGCGACTCCTGGGCGAAGGGAACCGACGCATGCGCGATTGGATGGACACAGCCGGAGACTATCTCACCTCCCTCGTCCTGGCTGTGGAGTACATGTTCGATCCCGACGCCATCTTCCTCGGCGGGCGCTTTCCCACGCTTCTGCTGCACGGATTGATGGAGCGGGTGACGCGCCACCTACCCGTCCGGCGAATCGTCGAGAAGCAGACCTCGCCCCGGCTGCTGCTCGCAACCGCCGGCATGGATGCGGCCGCCCTGGGCGTTGCAACCCTACCGATACACGCCTCCTTCGCGCCAGCTCTGAACGTCCTGCTCAAGCAGGCCAAGCGCCGCGAGGGCGCCAGTCTGCTCTCCCACGGGCTCGGGGGTCCTTGA
- a CDS encoding TonB-dependent receptor, protein MRPVLLVRVLLAVPLALGALAFTPPLHAQESGRISGTVVGEAGQPLPGASVTIAGTQLGTVAGADGSFQLSSVPAGTHTVRASLIGYAARDTSIALAGGQSAVLTFRLAPAAVELEGVVAVGYGQQQRRDVTGAVASVASERVERAPTVSVVQALQGAAPGVSVQVSGGGAEASTNLQIRGQNSLSADNDPLIVVDGIPFPGTLTELNQSDIESISILKDASSAAIYGARGANGVILITTRKGVQTERPRFTYNGYVGVQTFADKPELLTAEEYIPFKCTRRNGGEPVLTNGAFDVDRCRELNYITQSELDNYKAGISTDWIDVATRTGVQQQHNLAMSGGAGGTRYYLSGTALDVAGIARNDDFNRYTVRLNLDQEVRSWLDIGTSTQYAWTDRSGIPVTWLASSDQGAFLMNPLALPYNEDGTQRIHPWPEDTFWGNPLQGYLASNHDVARRLFSSNYAEVQLPVPGLRYRLNTGLTTVSREIETYWPRNTANGLPRGNASTNDQSAVDWTVENLLLYSQNFGAHSLDFTGVFSAERNTSKSRSVNSSDFPSDALTYWQGNVAQIAVPGYGYTQTGILSYMGRINYGYDGRYLLTLTARRDGASVFGENYKWGTFPSIAAAWNVSEEGFWPLSGTVDFLKLRLSYGKNGNQAIDPYRTLSVVRPQSYVRGSTTLTGFIFGINADGNAGSSELGNPDLRWETSTSLNFGVDFGLFDNRISGSVDLYDARTTDLLLNRTIAGTHAVRSVAANLGKLRNRGVELQLTSINVDRGLLRWESQFNLAANRNKIVELYGDGRDDLANGWFIGHPIATNYGYRNLGVWQIGEAQTCGLKNPETACRPGNVKILDVNGDSIVNASDRIILSDREPDFTFGLTNSLTYGNASLSFFLYGLTGVERHNEFLHLDYTAYNSTRRNVPRAAARQVWTPEKGGNKLPANRENTNPHNAPFLQDASFLRLKEVTLSYRLPLSLTQRLGIDDLRLYGTATNLWTLTEWEGLDPEFSGQFATPLERTLLVGLDVGF, encoded by the coding sequence ATGAGACCTGTACTGCTCGTCAGGGTACTGCTCGCGGTGCCGCTCGCGCTGGGCGCGCTCGCCTTTACACCGCCGCTACATGCCCAGGAGAGCGGACGCATTTCCGGGACTGTGGTGGGTGAAGCCGGGCAGCCACTTCCCGGCGCGAGCGTAACGATTGCGGGCACCCAACTCGGCACGGTCGCCGGCGCCGACGGGTCCTTCCAGCTCTCCTCGGTGCCTGCGGGGACGCACACCGTTCGCGCGAGCCTCATCGGATACGCGGCGCGGGACACGTCGATCGCCCTCGCCGGCGGGCAGTCCGCGGTGCTGACCTTCCGGCTCGCTCCAGCCGCGGTGGAGCTGGAGGGTGTCGTTGCGGTGGGGTATGGGCAGCAGCAGCGCCGAGACGTGACCGGGGCGGTCGCGTCGGTCGCCAGCGAACGCGTGGAGAGGGCGCCGACTGTAAGCGTCGTTCAGGCGCTTCAGGGCGCCGCCCCGGGAGTCTCCGTGCAGGTTTCGGGTGGCGGAGCAGAGGCATCGACCAATCTCCAGATCCGCGGCCAGAATTCTCTCTCCGCGGACAACGACCCGCTGATCGTGGTCGACGGAATCCCGTTCCCCGGCACCCTCACCGAGCTGAACCAGTCCGACATCGAGTCGATCAGCATTCTCAAGGATGCCTCGTCGGCGGCGATCTATGGAGCACGCGGCGCCAATGGAGTCATCCTGATCACAACCAGAAAGGGAGTACAGACGGAGCGTCCCCGCTTTACCTACAACGGGTATGTGGGAGTCCAGACATTCGCGGACAAGCCGGAGCTGCTGACGGCCGAAGAGTACATTCCCTTCAAGTGTACTCGCCGCAATGGAGGCGAGCCCGTGCTCACCAACGGCGCCTTCGACGTCGACCGCTGCCGTGAGCTGAACTACATCACGCAGAGCGAGCTGGACAACTACAAGGCGGGTATTTCCACCGACTGGATCGATGTCGCCACACGGACCGGCGTCCAACAACAGCACAACCTGGCGATGTCCGGGGGGGCGGGCGGCACGCGATACTATCTCTCCGGAACCGCGCTGGACGTGGCCGGGATCGCGAGGAATGACGACTTCAACCGCTACACGGTTCGCCTGAACCTGGACCAGGAGGTGCGATCCTGGCTCGACATCGGGACAAGCACTCAGTACGCCTGGACAGACCGAAGCGGCATCCCCGTAACCTGGCTGGCGTCCAGCGACCAGGGCGCCTTCCTGATGAACCCTCTGGCGCTCCCCTACAACGAGGATGGGACCCAACGGATCCATCCCTGGCCGGAGGACACGTTCTGGGGCAACCCTCTGCAAGGATACCTCGCCTCCAACCACGACGTCGCCCGGCGTCTCTTTTCGAGCAACTACGCCGAGGTTCAGCTCCCCGTTCCTGGCCTGCGCTACCGGCTGAATACCGGCCTGACCACCGTCAGTCGCGAGATCGAGACGTACTGGCCGAGAAACACGGCGAACGGACTTCCTCGCGGAAACGCCTCCACCAACGATCAGTCCGCCGTGGACTGGACGGTGGAGAATCTGCTGCTCTACAGCCAGAACTTCGGCGCGCACAGCCTGGATTTCACCGGCGTGTTCAGCGCCGAGCGCAACACCTCCAAGTCGCGCTCCGTCAACTCTTCCGACTTCCCCAGCGACGCGCTGACTTACTGGCAGGGTAATGTCGCGCAGATCGCCGTGCCCGGCTACGGCTATACGCAGACGGGAATCCTGTCGTACATGGGCCGCATCAACTACGGGTATGACGGTCGGTACCTTCTGACTCTCACTGCCCGGCGCGACGGTGCTTCGGTTTTCGGTGAGAACTACAAGTGGGGGACATTCCCTTCCATTGCGGCCGCATGGAATGTCTCGGAGGAGGGCTTCTGGCCTCTTTCCGGTACAGTCGACTTCCTGAAGCTGCGTCTCTCGTACGGCAAGAACGGCAACCAGGCCATTGATCCCTACCGCACGCTCTCGGTCGTCCGTCCCCAATCGTACGTGCGGGGGAGCACTACGCTCACCGGCTTCATCTTCGGGATCAACGCGGACGGCAACGCCGGCTCATCCGAGCTGGGGAACCCCGACCTCCGCTGGGAGACCAGCACCTCGCTGAACTTTGGTGTCGATTTCGGACTTTTCGATAACCGGATCAGCGGCAGCGTAGACCTCTACGATGCCCGCACCACCGACCTGCTGCTGAATCGCACGATCGCCGGCACGCACGCCGTCCGCTCGGTCGCCGCCAACCTTGGTAAGCTGCGCAACCGCGGCGTCGAGCTCCAACTGACGTCGATCAACGTCGACCGGGGTCTCCTCCGCTGGGAGAGCCAGTTCAATCTCGCTGCCAATCGGAACAAGATCGTCGAGCTGTACGGCGATGGTCGCGACGACCTGGCCAATGGCTGGTTCATCGGCCATCCCATCGCCACGAATTACGGGTACCGCAACCTCGGCGTATGGCAGATCGGTGAAGCACAGACCTGCGGGTTGAAGAACCCGGAGACTGCCTGCCGGCCCGGGAACGTCAAGATCCTCGATGTGAACGGCGACTCGATCGTCAACGCCAGTGACCGGATCATTCTCTCCGATCGGGAGCCTGATTTCACGTTCGGACTGACCAATTCGCTCACCTACGGAAACGCCTCGCTCAGCTTCTTCCTGTATGGGTTGACCGGCGTCGAGCGGCACAACGAATTCCTCCACCTCGACTATACGGCCTATAACAGCACGCGCCGCAATGTGCCTCGCGCGGCGGCTCGACAGGTGTGGACGCCCGAAAAGGGAGGCAACAAGCTGCCCGCCAACCGGGAGAACACCAATCCCCACAACGCCCCATTCCTTCAGGATGCCAGCTTCCTTCGCCTGAAGGAGGTGACGCTCTCCTATCGACTGCCGCTGTCGCTCACCCAGCGTCTGGGCATCGACGATCTGCGGCTCTATGGGACGGCTACCAATCTGTGGACGCTCACGGAGTGGGAGGGGCTGGATCCAGAGTTCTCCGGTCAGTTCGCTACACCGCTCGAGCGGACTCTGCTCGTTGGTCTCGATGTCGGCTTCTGA
- a CDS encoding RagB/SusD family nutrient uptake outer membrane protein, whose product MLSISAKKSLRGILVVVLACAGIEGCDTILEQEAPHRMTIDNLYADESGFELALNGLYSTARLWAVGVGGGGFNEVRSHLMTGGTDAVFGMFDNDDFARLTNEWGANNSSTLGHFHTVWTWLYQMVNAANQIVGRIDDVRWSSEAERNRTLAEARFLRAWAYRHLTYLWGDVPLVLEEIAGVKTDWERTPKEQIFDQIEQDLLFAAEHLEMAPANDGKVSRAVALHFLAEHYLRTRNYAAAEQAAAEVINSGEYQLITSRYGVRSEEPGVPFADMFIDGNVLRSQGNAEVLWAFEFEKNVVGGGAHYMRRAWVPQYHLLSYMANPSVEGGGRGQGRMGPTNWALTLYEPQDERFDASVVRKGYIALTGPEAGNFVLSAFTPYDSVNNRIRPDSINRPDHWSIRKWDYADPENITDGASYGDVVYIRLADTYLLLAEAQLKQGKLAEAAATINVVRARAKASPITAADVDLDFLLEERVRELLGEEERRYTLLRQGGQVLIDRVTRYNNVAGPKFAARDTIYPIPQSVIDSNSIPMAQNPGY is encoded by the coding sequence ATGTTGAGCATATCTGCGAAGAAGAGCTTGCGAGGGATCCTTGTCGTCGTGCTGGCGTGCGCTGGGATCGAGGGGTGCGACACCATTCTCGAGCAGGAAGCCCCGCACCGGATGACGATTGACAACCTCTATGCAGACGAGTCCGGATTCGAGCTGGCGCTGAACGGTCTCTATTCGACCGCCCGCCTGTGGGCGGTGGGGGTAGGCGGTGGCGGCTTCAACGAGGTTCGCAGCCATCTGATGACGGGGGGCACTGACGCGGTCTTCGGGATGTTCGACAACGACGATTTCGCGCGTCTCACCAACGAATGGGGAGCCAACAATTCTTCAACCCTGGGTCATTTCCACACGGTGTGGACCTGGCTATACCAGATGGTCAACGCCGCCAACCAGATCGTGGGAAGGATCGATGACGTTCGCTGGTCCTCCGAGGCAGAGCGAAATCGGACCCTGGCGGAAGCTCGCTTTCTGCGCGCCTGGGCCTACCGGCATCTGACCTACCTCTGGGGGGACGTGCCGCTGGTGCTCGAGGAGATCGCCGGGGTCAAGACGGATTGGGAGCGCACGCCGAAGGAGCAGATATTCGACCAGATCGAGCAGGATCTCCTCTTTGCCGCGGAGCATCTGGAGATGGCGCCGGCGAACGATGGCAAGGTGAGTCGCGCCGTCGCTCTCCACTTTCTCGCCGAACACTACCTGCGCACCCGCAACTATGCCGCCGCGGAGCAAGCTGCGGCGGAGGTGATCAACTCGGGAGAGTACCAATTGATCACCTCACGCTACGGAGTTCGTAGCGAGGAGCCAGGAGTCCCCTTCGCCGACATGTTCATCGACGGCAATGTGTTGCGCAGCCAGGGCAATGCCGAGGTCCTGTGGGCCTTCGAGTTCGAGAAGAATGTGGTGGGCGGCGGTGCTCACTACATGCGGCGCGCCTGGGTGCCGCAGTATCACCTGCTCTCCTATATGGCCAATCCGAGCGTGGAAGGCGGAGGGCGCGGACAGGGGCGGATGGGGCCGACGAACTGGGCTCTGACGCTTTATGAACCGCAGGACGAACGCTTTGACGCCTCAGTCGTGAGAAAGGGATACATTGCGCTCACGGGTCCGGAGGCCGGCAACTTCGTGCTTTCAGCGTTCACTCCCTACGACTCGGTCAACAACCGGATCCGACCGGATTCGATCAACCGCCCCGATCACTGGAGCATCCGCAAATGGGACTATGCGGACCCGGAGAACATCACCGATGGAGCCAGCTACGGTGATGTCGTCTACATTCGACTGGCTGATACATACCTGCTGCTCGCCGAGGCCCAGCTGAAGCAGGGCAAGCTGGCGGAGGCGGCGGCGACGATCAATGTGGTGAGGGCGCGCGCCAAGGCCTCGCCGATCACCGCTGCGGACGTGGATCTCGACTTCCTGCTCGAGGAACGCGTGCGCGAGCTGCTGGGTGAGGAGGAGCGCAGGTATACGCTTCTCCGACAGGGCGGCCAGGTGCTCATCGATCGAGTCACCCGATACAACAACGTTGCGGGGCCCAAATTCGCGGCCAGGGACACGATCTATCCGATTCCGCAGTCAGTGATCGACTCCAACAGCATTCCGATGGCTCAGAACCCCGGCTACTGA
- a CDS encoding DoxX family protein → MRTYSTPQNAALLALRVIVAITFLHAGLAKWFLWSIEPMEGFPVWLHYMMLFLSIAEPIGAVAVLVGFLTRTAGACLSIVMIGSMPVSHFLMGVPFFTGPQAPGWDANLMILGGCLVLATFGAGAWSVDATRRGKKIGLTSAPGAPRSASAPGAL, encoded by the coding sequence ATGCGAACGTACAGCACGCCTCAGAATGCAGCCCTGCTCGCCCTGCGTGTCATCGTGGCGATCACCTTCCTCCACGCCGGACTGGCGAAGTGGTTCCTCTGGTCGATCGAGCCGATGGAAGGATTTCCCGTGTGGCTACACTATATGATGCTCTTCCTCTCCATCGCCGAGCCGATCGGCGCCGTCGCGGTCTTGGTGGGGTTCCTCACGCGCACGGCCGGCGCCTGCCTCTCCATCGTCATGATCGGCTCCATGCCGGTGTCGCACTTCCTGATGGGCGTGCCCTTCTTCACGGGGCCCCAGGCACCCGGCTGGGATGCCAACCTGATGATCCTCGGGGGGTGCCTGGTGCTCGCCACCTTCGGCGCGGGGGCATGGTCGGTGGATGCAACGAGGCGCGGGAAGAAGATCGGGCTGACTTCCGCGCCGGGCGCGCCGAGGTCCGCTTCTGCGCCCGGCGCCCTCTGA
- a CDS encoding alpha/beta hydrolase — protein sequence MSTASIPSQESRRMQIVQRIPPAAPIAAAASLVTALLSTPESASGQEPITGYAPVNDLRMYYEIHGSGSGEPLVLLHGSFMTIPSNWGDWIDQLAKRRRVIAVELQGHGRTADIDRPFSYENLADDVAALLDHLEIPRADVLGYSLGGTVAIQFAIRHPDKVRKVVSLSAVFRHDGWVQEAQDAFPQITAEALSGTPLEAEYRRLSPTPDSFPTFVKRLMAMDIQPYDLGAENLRATAAPFFFIHGDADGVRLDHIAEMFRLKGDEIFGDMRPRSKSRLAVLPNTTHVTLRDRADVIVPLVNDFLDAD from the coding sequence GTGAGCACAGCATCCATCCCGTCCCAGGAGAGTCGGCGCATGCAGATCGTCCAGCGGATCCCACCGGCAGCCCCGATCGCTGCTGCCGCCTCGCTCGTGACCGCCCTACTATCGACCCCCGAGTCCGCCAGCGGGCAGGAGCCCATCACCGGTTACGCGCCGGTGAACGACCTGCGCATGTACTACGAGATCCACGGCAGCGGCAGCGGCGAACCGCTGGTGCTGCTGCACGGCTCGTTCATGACGATCCCGAGCAACTGGGGAGACTGGATCGACCAGCTCGCGAAACGGCGCCGGGTGATCGCGGTCGAGCTGCAGGGACACGGTAGGACAGCCGACATCGACCGCCCCTTCTCCTACGAGAACCTCGCCGACGATGTGGCCGCCCTGCTCGACCACCTCGAGATTCCGCGGGCCGACGTGCTCGGATACAGCCTGGGCGGCACCGTCGCCATACAGTTCGCCATCCGCCATCCGGACAAGGTGCGTAAGGTGGTCAGTCTTTCGGCCGTCTTCCGGCACGACGGGTGGGTCCAGGAGGCGCAGGACGCCTTTCCGCAGATCACCGCTGAGGCCCTGAGCGGCACCCCCCTGGAGGCTGAGTACAGGAGGCTCAGCCCGACGCCCGACTCTTTCCCCACCTTCGTGAAGCGCTTGATGGCCATGGACATCCAGCCCTACGACCTGGGCGCGGAGAACCTGAGGGCCACCGCGGCGCCGTTCTTCTTCATCCACGGGGACGCCGACGGCGTTCGTCTGGACCACATCGCCGAGATGTTCCGCCTGAAGGGAGACGAGATCTTCGGCGACATGCGGCCACGCTCGAAATCGAGGCTGGCCGTCCTCCCCAACACGACGCACGTCACGCTGCGGGACAGAGCAGACGTGATCGTTCCCCTGGTGAACGATTTCCTCGACGCCGACTGA
- a CDS encoding COX15/CtaA family protein: MADELASLPAGEGVEAAHWALAIPEDRRRHLRVWLWSGACLTFLIIVVGGVTRLTQSGLSIVDWDPIVGVIPPLSDPDWSEAFRRYQQFPEYQKLRQGMTLGEFRFIYFWEYTHRLLARLVGVAFLIPLVFFSWRRYLTRPLFLRVSLLFGLGALQGFMGWFMVSSGLVDDPRVSHYRLAAHFAIALTILGSCVWLARALGPDRLRSLGARPLRGSSRAALWLLGGLLILQVLWGALVAGLDAGLIFNSFPRMGDGLIPPGAWQMRPRALNLLENPATVQWVHRLLGTLLLVASLAVFARHRARSSGIFAALVTVQYGLGVATLLQRVPVALGVAHQGTAVLIVACWLLWLQTSITAREREGIGLAGHING, encoded by the coding sequence GTGGCGGATGAGCTCGCCAGTCTCCCCGCGGGCGAGGGCGTCGAGGCGGCCCACTGGGCGCTGGCGATTCCGGAAGACCGGCGTCGACACCTGCGCGTCTGGCTCTGGAGCGGGGCGTGCCTGACCTTCCTGATCATCGTGGTGGGGGGCGTGACCCGTCTCACCCAGTCGGGTCTCTCCATCGTGGACTGGGACCCCATCGTGGGGGTGATCCCTCCGCTCAGCGATCCAGACTGGAGCGAGGCCTTCCGACGGTATCAGCAGTTTCCAGAGTATCAGAAGCTCCGCCAGGGGATGACCCTCGGCGAGTTCCGGTTCATCTACTTCTGGGAGTACACTCACCGGCTGCTGGCACGACTCGTCGGGGTAGCCTTCCTGATTCCCCTCGTTTTCTTCTCCTGGCGCCGTTATCTCACCCGACCTCTCTTCCTGCGCGTGTCACTGCTCTTCGGGCTCGGGGCGCTGCAGGGCTTCATGGGGTGGTTCATGGTGAGCAGCGGCCTGGTAGACGATCCCCGGGTTAGCCACTACCGTCTCGCCGCACACTTCGCCATCGCCCTTACCATTCTTGGCTCCTGCGTCTGGCTCGCCCGCGCGCTCGGGCCCGACAGGCTGCGGTCGTTAGGTGCCCGTCCCTTGCGCGGATCGTCCCGCGCGGCCCTCTGGCTGCTAGGCGGCCTGCTGATCCTGCAGGTCCTCTGGGGGGCCCTGGTGGCGGGGCTCGATGCCGGGCTCATCTTCAATTCCTTCCCGCGGATGGGTGACGGGCTGATCCCACCCGGGGCGTGGCAGATGCGCCCGCGCGCCCTGAACCTGCTGGAGAATCCCGCCACGGTGCAGTGGGTGCACCGCCTTCTCGGCACGCTCCTGCTGGTGGCTTCGCTGGCCGTGTTCGCCCGCCATCGAGCGAGGAGCAGTGGAATCTTCGCGGCCCTGGTGACGGTGCAGTACGGGTTGGGAGTCGCAACGCTCCTGCAGCGGGTGCCTGTCGCCCTCGGGGTCGCTCACCAGGGGACGGCGGTACTGATCGTGGCCTGCTGGCTCCTCTGGCTCCAGACGAGCATCACCGCAAGGGAACGGGAGGGGATTGGCCTGGCAGGGCACATAAACGGTTGA
- a CDS encoding DUF302 domain-containing protein → MIEQSTRYGISTTVGLEYGQAVERTRQELAKEGFGILSEIDVAETLKQKLEVDFRPYVILGACNPPLAHRVLTAERDLGLLLPCNVVVYAADEPGRSVVAAMDPEAALELTDNPQVREVAREVRARLERVLSRVSEQPETGSGA, encoded by the coding sequence ATGATCGAACAGAGCACACGTTACGGCATCTCCACCACTGTGGGCCTGGAGTATGGCCAGGCAGTGGAGCGCACCAGGCAAGAGCTGGCAAAGGAGGGCTTCGGGATTCTCTCCGAAATCGACGTGGCGGAGACCTTGAAGCAGAAGTTGGAGGTCGACTTCCGGCCATACGTCATCCTGGGCGCATGCAACCCGCCGCTCGCGCACCGGGTGCTCACTGCCGAGCGGGATCTCGGGCTGCTCCTGCCGTGCAACGTGGTCGTGTACGCGGCCGACGAGCCGGGGCGGAGCGTGGTCGCGGCCATGGATCCGGAAGCGGCGCTCGAGCTGACCGACAACCCGCAGGTGCGTGAAGTGGCGAGGGAGGTGAGGGCGCGCCTGGAGCGCGTCCTGAGCCGGGTGTCGGAGCAGCCGGAGACCGGGTCAGGAGCGTAG